In a genomic window of Candidatus Cetobacterium colombiensis:
- a CDS encoding YraN family protein has product MNKRSKGKIYEEKAKEYLEKIGVRILDMNYQGAFGEIDIIGYDNTTLVFFEVKYRKNKIFGMPQEAIDRKKMNKIYITAKEFVKKNRLENEPIRFDAIIFLGENIEWIKNIFWGDELGV; this is encoded by the coding sequence ATGAATAAAAGAAGCAAGGGAAAAATTTATGAAGAAAAAGCTAAAGAGTATTTAGAGAAAATTGGAGTAAGAATATTAGATATGAACTATCAAGGTGCATTTGGTGAGATAGACATAATAGGATATGACAATACAACCCTTGTTTTTTTTGAAGTTAAATATCGAAAAAATAAAATTTTTGGAATGCCACAAGAGGCTATAGATAGAAAAAAAATGAATAAAATATATATTACTGCAAAAGAGTTTGTAAAAAAAAATAGACTAGAAAATGAACCGATAAGATTTGATGCAATAATTTTTTTAGGTGAAAACATAGAATGGATTAAGAATATTTTTTGGGGTGATGAACTTGGAGTATAG
- a CDS encoding zinc ribbon domain-containing protein: MNLEYRCLKCGSDKYIVKTAVIPEKSPGLKIEIGTYYVKTCLECGYTEFYSAKIVDKEFAKTKKGRRYAKATP, translated from the coding sequence ATGAACTTGGAGTATAGATGTTTAAAGTGTGGAAGTGATAAATATATAGTCAAAACTGCAGTAATACCAGAGAAAAGCCCTGGATTAAAAATAGAAATAGGAACATATTATGTAAAAACATGCTTAGAGTGTGGTTATACAGAGTTTTATTCAGCTAAAATAGTTGATAAAGAGTTTGCAAAAACTAAAAAAGGAAGAAGATATGCTAAAGCAACTCCTTAG
- a CDS encoding ComF family protein — protein MKKIIFDLKFKNRKGVSESLSKYVEDSIREIIKKEKIDTVISVPVSQKRILERGYNQVDELLKSANINYENIKRLKNTKQMYKLKDRKAREANVNQAFFIEGDYSQKNILIVDDIVTTGSTLKEIKKEFLEKKKSNKVIFFTISVVRDYFK, from the coding sequence GTGAAAAAAATTATATTTGATTTAAAATTTAAAAACAGAAAAGGTGTAAGTGAGAGTCTAAGTAAGTATGTTGAAGATTCAATTAGAGAAATTATAAAAAAAGAAAAAATTGATACGGTAATTTCTGTTCCTGTAAGCCAGAAAAGGATTTTAGAAAGAGGTTACAATCAGGTTGATGAATTGTTAAAGTCTGCGAATATAAACTATGAAAATATTAAAAGGCTGAAAAATACAAAGCAAATGTATAAACTTAAAGATAGAAAAGCTCGTGAAGCAAATGTAAATCAAGCCTTTTTTATAGAAGGGGATTATTCACAAAAAAATATACTAATAGTAGACGATATTGTGACAACGGGATCAACTTTAAAAGAGATAAAAAAAGAGTTTTTAGAAAAGAAAAAATCAAATAAAGTTATATTTTTTACAATAAGCGTAGTGAGGGATTACTTTAAATAA
- a CDS encoding Na+/H+ antiporter NhaC family protein — MTELLKLSPVAVLAMLMFMGYDALIAAPIATVYAALVAGFVEKKKVNDIIEAVINNAKEMQVAFFILMVAYAMAEVFMSTGVGASIINLALNVGLTGRTVAVVGIIVTSVLSIATGTSWGTFAACAPIFLWLNHIVGGNIALTVGAIAGGACFGDNIGLISDTTIVSSGIQKVEVIKRIRHQGYWSGLVLVLGIAAFYIAGVSMGLPTTTGDAATAIGQIPQEVWTVLAEKRESAVTLLNQVKTGVPTYMIIPLILVLIAAFRGLTTLLCLFIGIFSAYGLGLMAGTVESTASFLNLLYSGFEGAGSWVIVMMMWVAAFGGIMKLMDAFRPLSNIVVAISKNVRQLMFCNGVLSILGNAGLADEMAQIVTMGPIIREIVEKNVEGSPEDLETLRLRNATFSDALGVFGSQLIPWHVYIGFYLGIAQAVYPLYKFTAMDIIKFNFLALIAVSTILIATLTGLDRLIPRFGLPSEPKVRLKKATEESFVKEKA, encoded by the coding sequence ATAACGGAATTATTAAAATTAAGTCCAGTTGCTGTTTTAGCAATGTTGATGTTTATGGGGTACGATGCACTAATTGCGGCACCAATAGCAACAGTTTATGCAGCTTTAGTGGCAGGTTTTGTAGAAAAGAAAAAAGTGAACGATATAATAGAGGCAGTTATAAATAATGCTAAAGAGATGCAAGTTGCATTCTTTATATTAATGGTAGCTTATGCAATGGCAGAAGTATTCATGTCAACAGGAGTAGGTGCTTCTATTATAAATTTAGCGTTAAATGTTGGACTAACAGGAAGAACGGTAGCTGTAGTAGGAATAATTGTAACTTCGGTTTTATCAATTGCTACAGGAACAAGTTGGGGAACATTTGCAGCATGTGCACCAATTTTCTTATGGCTTAACCACATAGTAGGTGGAAATATAGCTTTAACAGTAGGAGCAATTGCAGGAGGAGCTTGTTTTGGTGATAATATTGGATTGATATCAGATACAACAATAGTAAGTTCAGGTATTCAAAAAGTTGAAGTGATAAAAAGAATTAGACATCAAGGTTATTGGTCAGGTTTAGTTTTAGTTTTAGGAATTGCTGCTTTTTATATAGCTGGAGTATCAATGGGATTACCAACAACAACTGGTGATGCTGCAACTGCTATAGGACAAATACCTCAAGAAGTGTGGACAGTTTTAGCGGAAAAAAGAGAATCAGCAGTAACTTTATTAAATCAAGTTAAAACAGGTGTGCCTACTTATATGATAATACCATTAATTTTAGTTTTAATAGCAGCGTTTAGAGGATTAACAACATTATTATGTCTATTCATAGGAATATTCTCAGCGTATGGATTAGGTTTAATGGCAGGAACAGTAGAAAGTACAGCATCATTTTTAAATCTACTTTATTCTGGATTTGAAGGCGCTGGATCATGGGTAATTGTAATGATGATGTGGGTTGCGGCATTTGGTGGAATAATGAAATTGATGGATGCATTTAGACCTTTATCAAATATAGTGGTAGCTATCTCTAAAAATGTAAGACAATTAATGTTCTGTAATGGAGTATTATCAATATTAGGTAATGCTGGTTTAGCTGATGAAATGGCACAAATAGTAACTATGGGGCCAATTATAAGAGAAATCGTTGAGAAAAATGTAGAGGGTTCTCCAGAAGATTTAGAAACTTTAAGATTAAGAAATGCTACTTTTAGTGACGCTTTAGGAGTATTTGGTTCTCAATTAATCCCTTGGCATGTTTATATTGGATTCTATTTAGGGATTGCTCAAGCAGTTTATCCATTATATAAATTTACAGCAATGGATATAATAAAGTTCAATTTCTTGGCTTTAATAGCTGTATCGACTATACTTATAGCAACTTTAACAGGATTAGATAGACTTATTCCAAGATTTGGATTACCAAGTGAACCAAAAGTTAGATTAAAAAAAGCAACAGAAGAGAGCTTTGTAAAAGAAAAAGCTTAA
- a CDS encoding ribonuclease HII: MESIMEINNTMYLFDLEHGDIAGVDEAGRGPLAGPVVAAVAKLKEYDERLEKINDSKKLTEKVREELFDLIMEKFHVGVGISTVEEIDEINILNATFLSMRRAIHQIEEKTKFEKTLVDGNHKIREYDKEQEFIIKGDSKSLSIAAASIVAKVTRDRMLIEISKEYPEYLFEKHKGYGTKAHREMILTKGPIDGIHRKSFLKKILGE; encoded by the coding sequence ATGGAGAGTATAATGGAGATAAATAATACAATGTATCTTTTTGATTTGGAACATGGAGATATAGCAGGAGTTGATGAAGCTGGAAGAGGCCCATTGGCAGGACCAGTTGTTGCTGCTGTTGCTAAGTTGAAAGAATATGATGAAAGATTAGAAAAAATAAATGATTCTAAAAAATTAACTGAAAAAGTAAGAGAAGAACTTTTTGATCTAATAATGGAGAAGTTTCATGTTGGTGTAGGAATATCTACAGTGGAGGAGATTGATGAAATCAATATCCTAAATGCTACTTTTTTATCTATGAGAAGAGCAATTCATCAAATAGAAGAAAAAACAAAGTTTGAAAAAACTTTAGTTGATGGAAATCATAAAATAAGAGAATATGATAAAGAACAAGAGTTTATAATAAAGGGAGATTCTAAAAGTTTATCTATAGCGGCGGCATCGATAGTTGCAAAAGTAACAAGAGATAGAATGTTAATAGAGATATCAAAAGAGTATCCAGAATATTTATTTGAAAAACATAAAGGATATGGAACTAAAGCACATAGAGAAATGATATTAACAAAAGGTCCTATAGATGGAATTCATAGAAAAAGTTTCTTAAAGAAAATTTTAGGAGAGTAG
- the gpmI gene encoding 2,3-bisphosphoglycerate-independent phosphoglycerate mutase — protein MAKKPLMLMVLDGWGYNPHSNEKNAIAAAKPENFERLFNNYPHTLIKASGEAVGLPEGQMGNSEVGHLNLGAGRVIYQPLVEISKEIRDGEFFEKAKVVEAFNYAKENGKGIHFMGLLSDGGVHSHINHLFGLLEMAKKTGLTKVYIHAFMDGRDTAPTSGLEFMKKLEEKIKEIGVGEIVTISGRYFAMDRDTNWDRTEKAYDAIAGKLEVTEKTPDEIIEESYAEKVTDEFIKPVLLNKDGIVKKGDVVINFNYRPDRARQITRALADKDFKGFQREYLEPRFYCMRQYDSTIDAEVIYVDKEIVNTLGEVLSEHNLTQLRTAETEKYAHVTFFFNGGKETEFKGEERILVASPKVATYDLQPEMSAPELTKAVLNALDSDKFDVIIMNFANPDMVGHTGVFDAAVKAVQAVDKGVGEIVNKVLELDGTVLITADHGNAEKMEDPISNQPFTAHTTNEVPFVYVSNNFKGELNHGKLADVAPTMLEILNIEKPAEMNGVSLIKK, from the coding sequence ATGGCTAAAAAACCTTTGATGTTAATGGTTCTTGATGGATGGGGATATAACCCACATTCAAATGAAAAAAATGCAATAGCAGCAGCAAAACCAGAAAATTTTGAAAGATTATTTAATAATTATCCACATACATTAATAAAGGCTTCAGGAGAAGCTGTAGGATTACCAGAAGGACAAATGGGTAACTCAGAAGTAGGACACTTAAACTTAGGTGCTGGAAGAGTTATTTATCAACCACTTGTAGAAATTTCAAAAGAGATTAGAGATGGAGAGTTCTTTGAAAAAGCAAAAGTTGTAGAGGCTTTTAACTATGCTAAAGAAAATGGTAAAGGAATCCACTTTATGGGATTACTTTCAGATGGAGGAGTTCACTCTCATATCAATCATTTATTTGGATTATTAGAGATGGCTAAAAAAACAGGATTAACTAAAGTTTATATCCATGCATTCATGGACGGAAGAGACACAGCTCCAACTTCTGGATTAGAGTTCATGAAAAAATTAGAAGAGAAAATAAAAGAGATTGGAGTAGGAGAAATTGTTACTATCTCTGGAAGATATTTTGCAATGGATAGAGATACTAACTGGGATAGAACAGAGAAAGCTTATGATGCGATTGCTGGAAAATTAGAAGTTACAGAAAAAACTCCAGATGAAATAATTGAAGAGTCTTATGCTGAAAAAGTAACAGACGAGTTTATAAAACCAGTTCTATTAAATAAAGATGGTATTGTTAAAAAAGGTGACGTTGTAATAAACTTCAACTATAGACCTGATAGAGCAAGACAAATAACAAGAGCTTTAGCAGATAAAGACTTTAAAGGATTCCAAAGAGAATATTTAGAGCCTAGATTCTACTGTATGAGACAATATGACTCTACAATAGATGCAGAAGTAATATATGTAGATAAAGAAATTGTTAATACATTAGGAGAAGTTTTATCAGAACATAACTTAACTCAATTAAGAACAGCTGAAACTGAGAAATATGCTCACGTAACATTCTTCTTTAACGGTGGAAAAGAAACTGAGTTTAAAGGTGAAGAGAGAATATTAGTAGCTTCTCCAAAAGTAGCTACATATGACCTACAACCTGAAATGTCAGCTCCAGAATTAACAAAGGCAGTTTTAAACGCTTTAGATTCTGATAAGTTTGATGTAATTATAATGAACTTTGCAAATCCTGATATGGTAGGACATACAGGTGTGTTTGATGCAGCTGTAAAAGCTGTACAAGCTGTTGATAAAGGTGTAGGAGAGATTGTAAATAAAGTATTAGAGCTAGATGGAACAGTTTTAATAACTGCAGATCATGGAAATGCTGAAAAGATGGAAGATCCAATATCAAACCAACCTTTCACAGCACATACAACAAATGAAGTTCCATTTGTGTATGTTTCTAACAATTTTAAAGGAGAACTAAATCACGGGAAATTAGCTGATGTAGCTCCTACAATGTTAGAGATTTTAAATATAGAGAAGCCAGCTGAAATGAATGGTGTTTCTTTAATAAAAAAATAA
- the tpiA gene encoding triose-phosphate isomerase, producing the protein MRKTIIAGNWKMNKTVAETKATLSELKELTNGVEGVEIVIGAPFTALESAVKTVEGSNVAIAAQNMHPKDSGAFTGEVSPVMLKEIGVKYVILGHSERREYFNESNEFINEKVKSALAHDLIPILCIGEKLEEREAGKTAEVNEKQVREGMAGLTAEEAVKVVVAYEPVWAIGTGKTATPEMAEETHKEIRDVLAAMFGAEAAAEITIQYGGSMNAKNAAELLAMENIDGGLVGGASLDAPTFIQVIKAGAR; encoded by the coding sequence ATGAGAAAAACAATAATCGCAGGAAACTGGAAAATGAATAAAACAGTAGCAGAAACTAAAGCTACATTATCAGAATTAAAAGAGTTAACTAACGGTGTAGAGGGAGTAGAAATTGTAATAGGAGCTCCATTTACAGCATTAGAATCAGCAGTTAAAACAGTAGAAGGATCTAACGTAGCTATTGCTGCTCAAAATATGCATCCAAAAGACTCTGGAGCATTCACAGGAGAAGTTTCACCTGTTATGTTAAAAGAGATTGGAGTAAAATATGTAATTTTAGGACACTCAGAGAGAAGAGAATATTTCAATGAGTCAAATGAGTTTATAAATGAGAAGGTAAAATCAGCATTAGCACACGATTTAATTCCAATTTTATGTATTGGAGAGAAGTTAGAGGAGAGAGAAGCTGGAAAAACAGCTGAAGTAAACGAAAAGCAAGTAAGAGAAGGAATGGCAGGATTAACAGCTGAAGAGGCAGTTAAAGTTGTAGTTGCTTATGAGCCAGTATGGGCTATAGGAACTGGAAAAACAGCTACTCCAGAAATGGCAGAAGAAACTCATAAAGAAATCAGAGATGTATTAGCAGCTATGTTTGGTGCGGAAGCAGCAGCAGAGATTACAATCCAATACGGAGGATCAATGAACGCTAAAAATGCAGCTGAATTATTAGCTATGGAAAATATAGATGGAGGACTTGTAGGAGGAGCATCTTTAGACGCGCCAACTTTCATTCAAGTTATTAAAGCAGGAGCAAGATAA